A single Methanolobus sp. ZRKC5 DNA region contains:
- a CDS encoding 4Fe-4S binding protein, with amino-acid sequence MPPKVDKNKCEGIGACAESCPTDVIDIEADENGNLKSVIARPDDCVECGNCVDACPTESITLD; translated from the coding sequence ATGCCACCTAAAGTAGACAAGAACAAATGTGAAGGAATTGGAGCATGTGCAGAATCATGCCCTACTGATGTGATAGACATTGAGGCAGATGAGAACGGAAACCTCAAATCCGTAATTGCACGTCCGGATGACTGTGTGGAATGTGGTAACTGTGTTGACGCCTGTCCCACTGAATCAATAACATTAGATTAA
- a CDS encoding carboxymuconolactone decarboxylase family protein: MCGENKGKGCGGHREIIDDMSDKLGFTPQILETLGELEPEFLHKYNMCNNKILSDGALPAKTKILMALAVVASKQCERCVASQMKSALKNGATKEEIMETMDVIFITSGAPAVAACRDALKLLK; the protein is encoded by the coding sequence ATGTGCGGAGAGAATAAAGGAAAAGGATGCGGTGGACACAGAGAGATCATTGACGACATGTCAGACAAATTAGGGTTCACACCTCAGATACTGGAAACACTTGGAGAGCTTGAACCTGAGTTCCTGCACAAATACAACATGTGCAACAACAAGATACTCAGTGACGGTGCACTGCCTGCTAAAACAAAGATATTAATGGCTCTTGCAGTCGTTGCATCAAAGCAGTGTGAACGTTGTGTTGCATCACAGATGAAGAGTGCTTTGAAGAACGGGGCAACAAAAGAAGAGATTATGGAGACAATGGATGTCATTTTCATTACATCCGGAGCCCCCGCAGTTGCTGCATGCAGAGATGCATTGAAGCTGCTCAAATAA
- the mer gene encoding 5,10-methylenetetrahydromethanopterin reductase, producing the protein MTFGIEFVPSDPVLKIAHYAKLAEQQGFDNVWITDHYNNRDVYSTLAVLAMNTNSIKLGTGVTNPYTRNAAVTASSIASINEISGGRAILGLGPGDKATFDAMGISWDKPLTTTKESIQAIRGFIAGEKVTQDGDMVKFNGAKMAFKAGNIPIYMGAQGPKMLELAGEVSDGVLINASHPKDFEVAVKQIASGAKKAGRDPKEVDVAAYACFSIDKDAAKAKSAAQVVVAFIVAGSPDMVLERHGIDVAAKADIGGAIAKGDFGALMGGMVTSDMMDAFSISGTPADCKARINELLDIGVTQIVAGSPIGPNKEKAIKLIGKEIIG; encoded by the coding sequence ATGACTTTTGGAATAGAATTTGTACCAAGTGACCCAGTACTCAAAATCGCTCATTATGCAAAACTTGCTGAACAGCAGGGCTTTGACAATGTATGGATTACCGACCACTACAACAACCGTGATGTGTACTCAACATTAGCTGTTCTTGCAATGAACACTAACAGCATCAAGCTCGGAACAGGTGTAACAAATCCCTACACAAGAAACGCAGCAGTTACAGCATCAAGCATTGCTTCAATCAATGAGATATCAGGCGGCCGTGCAATTCTCGGTCTTGGTCCTGGAGACAAGGCAACCTTTGATGCAATGGGCATTTCATGGGACAAACCACTTACCACAACAAAGGAAAGCATTCAGGCTATCCGTGGCTTCATCGCTGGAGAGAAAGTAACCCAGGATGGCGACATGGTCAAGTTCAACGGTGCAAAGATGGCATTCAAGGCTGGAAACATACCTATCTATATGGGTGCACAGGGTCCAAAGATGCTCGAGCTCGCAGGAGAGGTATCAGACGGTGTACTTATCAATGCATCACACCCAAAGGACTTCGAAGTAGCTGTAAAGCAGATCGCATCAGGCGCAAAGAAGGCAGGCCGTGACCCTAAGGAAGTTGACGTTGCAGCATACGCATGCTTCTCAATTGACAAGGACGCTGCAAAGGCAAAAAGTGCAGCACAGGTAGTAGTTGCATTTATTGTTGCAGGTTCACCTGACATGGTACTTGAACGCCACGGTATTGATGTAGCAGCAAAGGCTGACATCGGTGGAGCTATCGCCAAGGGTGACTTCGGTGCACTCATGGGCGGCATGGTCACAAGTGACATGATGGACGCATTCTCTATCAGTGGAACACCTGCTGATTGTAAGGCAAGGATCAACGAACTGCTTGACATCGGTGTAACACAGATCGTAGCAGGTTCCCCGATTGGACCTAACAAAGAGAAGGCCATCAAGCTCATCGGTAAAGAAATCATTGGATAA
- a CDS encoding DUF2180 family protein, which produces MMKCYDCMEEGKDAEATCVCIACGKGLCTDHTKELELPVSVGQPPHVQRLPNGLPRILCHYCFGQTIEDGFD; this is translated from the coding sequence ATGATGAAATGTTATGACTGCATGGAAGAAGGAAAAGACGCAGAAGCAACATGTGTCTGTATAGCTTGCGGAAAAGGGCTTTGCACCGACCACACAAAGGAACTCGAACTCCCGGTGTCAGTAGGCCAGCCACCTCATGTTCAAAGGCTTCCAAACGGATTGCCAAGAATTCTGTGCCACTACTGCTTTGGCCAGACCATCGAAGACGGATTTGACTGA
- a CDS encoding DUF2180 family protein has product MKCYECSKEGKDSDTLAICIICGRGVCKEHLVREETPVWEGEYSIKLKCGMGIACDYKDVQHWKKVLCMPCHKALVENF; this is encoded by the coding sequence ATGAAATGCTATGAATGTTCAAAAGAAGGAAAAGATAGCGATACCTTGGCTATCTGCATAATTTGTGGGAGAGGTGTCTGTAAGGAACACCTGGTCAGGGAAGAAACACCTGTATGGGAAGGTGAATACAGCATAAAACTGAAGTGCGGCATGGGAATTGCCTGTGACTACAAAGATGTCCAGCACTGGAAGAAAGTGCTCTGCATGCCTTGTCATAAAGCACTGGTGGAGAACTTTTAG
- a CDS encoding multiheme c-type cytochrome: protein MRGTVVRCSLFFVAAIVLLSISNGFAAAEEATKFGELSADDFTYESRCRQCHAIIYGEWEGTMHFNAYLDPFYLEEVKVASADTDGLVDEFCSRCHTPIGVVSGEIPPVDGSEMSDISKLGVQCDFCHVVSGSNGTGNAQFIVTPGDTKWGPLSDAKSAYHESEYLELYTQSEYCGMCHEVIHPVNGLVIDDTYPAWKDSQYAEDNVVCQDCHMTEGITEFKANPGRAGSGAPKRDHISTHEITGGNAFVTAMFGAENVGEMAIERLQNAATLDITVPEIAATGEEVTIEAAITNSGAGHNLPTGVSEIRQIWLEVMVTDSEDKEIYSAGTLDTEGNIESAKIIYNNVLGDSEGNATDSFWLADRVLEDNRIGPKETVKEEHTFILPDNVVYPLKVETSLNYRSAPQDTIDHLFGEGMYEVPVINMNEVSNTIYDPDTSPEERNESTPGFSIFTACMAFMLMMYIFKRK, encoded by the coding sequence ATGAGGGGGACTGTTGTAAGATGCAGCCTGTTTTTTGTGGCAGCCATTGTTTTATTATCTATTAGCAATGGATTTGCAGCCGCAGAAGAGGCCACTAAATTCGGAGAATTATCTGCTGATGACTTCACTTATGAAAGCAGGTGTAGACAATGCCATGCGATCATTTACGGAGAATGGGAAGGTACAATGCATTTCAATGCATATCTTGACCCTTTTTATCTGGAAGAGGTAAAGGTTGCGAGCGCTGATACTGACGGATTAGTAGATGAATTCTGTTCCCGTTGTCACACACCCATAGGCGTGGTGTCCGGTGAGATACCGCCTGTAGATGGATCTGAAATGAGTGACATATCAAAACTTGGAGTTCAGTGTGATTTCTGCCATGTGGTATCAGGAAGCAATGGAACAGGCAACGCCCAGTTCATAGTCACCCCTGGAGATACTAAATGGGGGCCTCTTAGTGACGCAAAGTCAGCCTATCATGAATCCGAATACCTCGAGCTTTACACCCAATCAGAATATTGTGGAATGTGTCACGAAGTTATACACCCAGTAAACGGACTTGTAATAGACGACACATATCCAGCATGGAAAGACAGCCAGTACGCCGAAGACAATGTAGTATGTCAGGATTGCCATATGACAGAGGGTATCACAGAGTTCAAGGCGAATCCTGGTCGTGCAGGATCAGGTGCCCCTAAAAGAGACCATATATCCACACATGAGATAACCGGTGGAAATGCATTTGTCACAGCAATGTTTGGTGCTGAAAATGTCGGAGAGATGGCCATTGAAAGACTTCAGAACGCTGCGACACTGGACATAACTGTACCTGAAATAGCAGCCACAGGTGAAGAAGTCACAATCGAAGCAGCTATCACCAACTCTGGTGCCGGACACAATCTACCAACCGGTGTTTCCGAAATAAGGCAAATATGGCTTGAAGTAATGGTCACTGATAGCGAAGATAAAGAGATATACAGTGCCGGAACCCTTGACACGGAAGGGAATATAGAATCTGCAAAGATAATTTACAATAATGTGTTGGGTGACAGTGAAGGCAATGCGACTGATAGTTTCTGGCTTGCCGACAGGGTACTGGAAGACAACAGGATCGGACCAAAGGAAACTGTGAAAGAAGAACACACATTCATCCTGCCTGACAATGTTGTTTATCCACTTAAAGTGGAAACCAGCCTCAATTACAGGTCAGCACCTCAGGATACGATCGACCACCTGTTTGGAGAGGGAATGTATGAGGTACCTGTAATCAATATGAATGAGGTATCCAATACAATATATGATCCGGACACATCCCCGGAAGAGAGAAACGAATCAACGCCAGGTTTCAGTATATTCACTGCTTGCATGGCTTTTATGTTGATGATGTACATATTCAAAAGAAAATAA
- a CDS encoding flavodoxin family protein yields MSDDTCIRLLGISGSPRKKSTDYVVNEALRYAQEKYGAEVEYFSASGQNMKFCIHCDYCVRKKEGCIHKDDLVELYDKMLWADAWIIGTPVYQGTLSAQTKTIMDRCRAVVARDPKAFMNKVGAAAAVGGDRIGGQEPAIQTILNFYVISEMIPVAGGSFGSNLGGTFWSKDKGAEGVAEDSEGIRSLHRTVNKMMKTAMAMKTLK; encoded by the coding sequence ATGTCCGATGACACATGCATTCGATTACTGGGAATCTCAGGCAGCCCCAGGAAGAAATCTACAGACTATGTTGTCAATGAAGCCCTGAGATACGCACAAGAGAAATACGGTGCAGAAGTAGAGTATTTTTCCGCCAGTGGTCAAAATATGAAATTCTGCATTCATTGTGATTACTGTGTCCGTAAAAAGGAAGGATGTATTCACAAGGATGACCTTGTTGAACTCTATGACAAAATGCTCTGGGCTGATGCGTGGATCATCGGCACTCCGGTATACCAAGGCACACTGAGTGCCCAGACAAAAACGATAATGGACAGGTGCCGCGCAGTCGTTGCCCGTGACCCAAAAGCCTTTATGAACAAAGTAGGCGCTGCAGCTGCAGTTGGCGGGGACAGGATAGGCGGACAGGAACCAGCCATACAGACTATTTTGAACTTCTATGTCATCAGTGAAATGATACCCGTTGCAGGCGGTTCTTTCGGATCGAACCTTGGCGGAACATTCTGGTCAAAGGACAAAGGCGCTGAAGGAGTTGCTGAGGATTCGGAAGGAATACGAAGTCTTCACAGGACCGTTAATAAGATGATGAAGACGGCCATGGCAATGAAGACTCTCAAATAA